A single genomic interval of Croceibacter atlanticus HTCC2559 harbors:
- the rsmH gene encoding 16S rRNA (cytosine(1402)-N(4))-methyltransferase RsmH, which yields MEYHNPVLLHETVDGLNIKPDGVYVDVTFGGGGHSKEILNRLGPNGKLFAFDQDQDALENALEDDRFTLIPQNFRYAKRFVRVQGYKTVDGILGDFGVSSHQFDVAERGFSTRFDSRLDMRMNQNDALSAYEVVNTYEEGKLRQVLSQYGELRNAPKLARAIYGARKDTPIETSEHLKEVINSFLPRGKEHKMLAQIYQAIRIEVNQELEVLKEFLKQTEDMLTTGGRLSLISYHSLEDRLVKRYIRSGLFEGEPEKDFYGNIEVPFKKVGKLIVPNAKEIATNNRARSAKLRVAERL from the coding sequence ATGGAATATCATAACCCAGTTTTACTACACGAAACCGTAGATGGTCTCAACATTAAGCCAGATGGTGTATATGTTGATGTCACATTTGGTGGTGGTGGTCACAGTAAAGAAATCTTAAACAGACTTGGTCCTAACGGAAAATTATTTGCATTCGACCAAGATCAAGATGCTTTAGAAAATGCACTGGAAGATGACAGGTTTACACTTATACCACAAAATTTTAGATACGCTAAACGTTTTGTCCGTGTTCAAGGTTACAAAACTGTAGATGGAATTCTTGGAGACTTTGGAGTATCGTCTCATCAATTTGATGTCGCAGAGCGAGGTTTTTCAACCAGGTTTGACAGTAGGCTTGACATGAGGATGAATCAAAATGATGCACTTAGTGCTTATGAGGTGGTAAACACCTACGAAGAAGGAAAATTAAGACAAGTGTTGTCTCAATATGGAGAGTTAAGAAACGCACCTAAGTTAGCTCGTGCAATTTATGGCGCAAGGAAAGATACGCCTATTGAAACAAGTGAACACTTAAAGGAGGTTATAAATAGTTTTTTACCGCGCGGTAAGGAGCACAAAATGTTAGCCCAAATATACCAAGCAATAAGGATAGAGGTTAACCAAGAATTAGAAGTTTTAAAAGAATTTTTAAAACAAACCGAAGATATGCTTACTACTGGAGGTCGCTTAAGTCTTATCTCCTATCATTCGTTAGAAGACCGCTTAGTAAAACGCTATATAAGAAGCGGTTTGTTTGAAGGTGAGCCTGAAAAGGATTTTTATGGAAATATAGAGGTTCCATTTAAGAAAGTTGGAAAACTAATAGTACCCAATGCTAAAGAAATAGCAACTAATAATAGAGCACGTAGTGCAAAATTAAGGGTTGCAGAGCGTCTTTAA
- the mraZ gene encoding division/cell wall cluster transcriptional repressor MraZ — translation MVNLIGTYECKADSKGRLMVPAALKKQLLPLLQDGFVIKRSVFEPCLELYPMEEWNAMMAKVNKLNRFRKKNNDFIRRFTAGVKTVEVDANGRLLIPKDLLGFAGITKEIVLNSAINIVEIWDKDKYETAIEDATGDFADLAEEVMGQDEEDGIS, via the coding sequence GTGGTAAATCTCATCGGAACATATGAATGTAAGGCAGATAGCAAAGGGCGCTTAATGGTTCCTGCTGCCCTAAAGAAGCAACTTTTGCCGTTGCTTCAGGATGGCTTTGTCATAAAACGTTCTGTTTTCGAGCCATGTTTAGAGCTTTATCCTATGGAAGAGTGGAATGCCATGATGGCAAAAGTGAATAAGCTTAACCGTTTCCGTAAGAAAAACAATGATTTCATTCGTCGTTTTACAGCTGGTGTAAAAACTGTGGAAGTAGATGCTAATGGAAGATTACTTATCCCTAAAGACCTATTAGGTTTTGCAGGAATCACTAAAGAGATTGTCTTAAACTCTGCTATTAATATTGTGGAGATTTGGGATAAAGATAAATATGAAACTGCCATTGAAGATGCTACAGGTGATTTTGCCGATTTAGCTGAAGAAGTAATGGGACAAGACGAAGAAGATGGAATATCATAA
- a CDS encoding alpha/beta fold hydrolase has product MDNQLKTEGKFEYLEIGEGTPIIILHGLMGGLSNFEGVQNYFPDKGYKVVIPQLPLYSMPILKTKVSKFTDFIKEFIDFKGYKEVILLGNSLGGHIALLATKLYPEKIKALVITGSSGLYESAMGESYPKRGDYEYIKAKAENVFYDPKVATKEIVDEVYAVVNDRNKLIRTLAIAKSAIRHNMAKDLPNMTTPTCIIWGKNDNVTPPEVAVDFNKLLPDSDLFWIDKCGHAAMMEHPDEFNSILNSWLEARKF; this is encoded by the coding sequence ATGGATAACCAACTTAAAACTGAAGGAAAATTTGAATACCTAGAGATTGGAGAAGGCACGCCAATTATCATTCTGCATGGATTGATGGGAGGCTTGAGCAACTTTGAAGGTGTTCAGAACTATTTTCCAGACAAAGGTTATAAAGTGGTGATACCACAGCTGCCGCTATACTCTATGCCTATCCTTAAAACTAAGGTGAGTAAGTTTACAGACTTTATAAAAGAGTTTATAGATTTTAAAGGTTATAAGGAAGTGATATTGCTTGGTAATTCTTTAGGAGGTCATATAGCTTTATTGGCAACCAAACTTTATCCTGAAAAAATTAAAGCTTTAGTTATAACTGGTAGCTCTGGGCTTTATGAAAGTGCTATGGGTGAAAGTTACCCGAAACGTGGTGATTATGAGTACATAAAAGCGAAAGCTGAAAATGTATTTTATGATCCTAAAGTGGCAACAAAAGAAATTGTTGATGAGGTTTATGCTGTTGTAAATGACCGTAATAAACTTATTAGGACTTTAGCAATTGCTAAAAGTGCAATACGTCACAATATGGCTAAAGATTTACCAAATATGACGACTCCTACGTGTATTATTTGGGGAAAAAACGATAATGTTACGCCACCTGAAGTAGCTGTCGATTTTAATAAACTATTACCAGATTCTGATTTATTTTGGATAGATAAATGCGGTCACGCTGCTATGATGGAGCACCCAGATGAATTTAATAGTATTTTAAACTCTTGGTTAGAAGCGCGTAAGTTTTAA
- the yihA gene encoding ribosome biogenesis GTP-binding protein YihA/YsxC, producing MKINTAKFVISNSDVDKCPQDKLPEYAFIGRSNVGKSSLINMMTNNKKLAKTSSTPGKTQLINHFIINDEWYLVDLPGYGYARTSKKTKKVFQKFITDYFVKRSQLVCAFVLVDSRHAPQKIDLEFMEWLGTNSIPFAIIFTKTDKLKKGEWDRNFKVYSSKMMETWAEMPEYFTTSSLHKTGAEEVLEYIDTINESLKTQS from the coding sequence ATGAAGATAAATACTGCCAAATTCGTAATTAGCAATAGTGATGTTGATAAATGTCCTCAAGACAAGCTTCCTGAATATGCTTTTATAGGAAGAAGTAATGTGGGTAAATCATCATTAATAAACATGATGACCAATAATAAAAAGTTGGCAAAAACTTCTAGTACTCCAGGAAAGACACAGCTTATAAACCATTTTATAATTAATGATGAATGGTATTTGGTAGATTTGCCAGGTTATGGTTATGCAAGAACCAGTAAGAAGACTAAAAAAGTATTCCAGAAGTTTATTACAGATTACTTTGTAAAACGATCACAGCTTGTTTGTGCATTTGTTCTTGTAGACAGTAGACACGCGCCCCAAAAAATTGATTTAGAATTTATGGAGTGGCTCGGTACGAACTCAATTCCGTTTGCTATAATCTTTACCAAAACAGATAAGCTTAAGAAGGGTGAATGGGACCGAAATTTTAAAGTTTATAGTTCAAAAATGATGGAAACCTGGGCAGAAATGCCAGAGTATTTTACCACCAGTTCTTTACACAAAACAGGTGCTGAAGAGGTTTTAGAGTATATTGATACCATAAATGAAAGCTTAAAAACCCAAAGTTAA
- the gldC gene encoding gliding motility protein GldC — protein MANKVSNINIQVEVDENHVPESLNWTAEDGGVKDEEAKAMLLSIWDSKQQETLRIDLWTKDMPVDEMKKFFHQTLVAMSDTFNRATQDEKMTATMKDFCDYFAEKLELKKE, from the coding sequence ATGGCTAACAAAGTATCAAATATTAATATACAAGTAGAGGTTGATGAAAATCACGTACCAGAATCCCTGAATTGGACAGCTGAAGATGGTGGTGTTAAAGATGAAGAAGCTAAAGCAATGCTGCTTAGTATTTGGGATAGTAAACAACAAGAAACACTTCGTATAGATTTATGGACAAAAGATATGCCTGTAGATGAAATGAAAAAATTCTTTCACCAAACATTAGTAGCAATGAGTGATACATTTAACAGAGCTACACAAGATGAGAAGATGACAGCTACTATGAAAGATTTCTGTGATTACTTTGCTGAAAAACTTGAACTTAAAAAAGAGTAA
- the gldB gene encoding gliding motility lipoprotein GldB, with protein sequence MKTKLTSLIILLFIVVSCNTDCTVNKDISNIPMDVEVVRFDKAFAEATTEDLPQLKTAFPELFSSRVPDSIWVNKINDTLQNELESEVIKTFPDFIEETNDISTLFKHIKYHFPEFKKPTVITVTSDVDYRNKVIVADRLLLIALDNYLGTDHRFYVGIQEYLKDNFRKAQIVPNIAQEYANQLVPRPTSRTFLAQMVYYGKLLYLQDVFLPCTNPNEKIGYSKEDYQWALDNEEQIWRYFIEKELIYKTSNKLQERFINEGPFSKFYLQLDAESPSKLGQYIGWQIVKQYMDKHPVSLKKLLITDAETIFKTSKYKPKK encoded by the coding sequence ATGAAAACAAAACTAACATCCCTTATAATCTTACTTTTCATAGTTGTGTCTTGTAATACAGATTGCACTGTTAATAAAGATATCTCCAATATACCAATGGATGTTGAAGTTGTAAGATTTGACAAAGCTTTTGCTGAAGCAACTACAGAAGATTTACCACAACTAAAAACAGCATTTCCTGAACTGTTTTCATCTCGTGTTCCAGATAGCATTTGGGTAAACAAAATTAATGACACTTTACAAAATGAGCTTGAGTCTGAAGTTATTAAGACCTTTCCAGATTTTATTGAAGAGACTAATGATATAAGCACTTTATTTAAACATATTAAATACCACTTCCCTGAATTTAAGAAACCAACTGTAATAACTGTCACATCTGATGTTGATTACAGAAATAAAGTTATTGTTGCAGACCGTTTGCTTTTAATTGCTCTAGATAATTATTTAGGCACAGACCATCGTTTTTATGTAGGAATTCAGGAGTATTTAAAAGACAATTTTAGGAAAGCACAAATTGTCCCAAACATTGCTCAAGAATATGCAAATCAATTAGTACCCAGACCAACTAGCCGAACATTTTTAGCACAGATGGTATATTACGGTAAGTTACTTTACTTGCAAGATGTTTTTTTACCTTGTACAAATCCTAATGAGAAAATAGGCTATTCTAAAGAAGACTATCAATGGGCGTTAGATAACGAGGAACAAATTTGGAGGTATTTTATTGAAAAGGAACTTATATACAAAACAAGTAATAAATTACAGGAACGCTTTATAAACGAAGGTCCTTTTTCCAAATTTTATCTTCAATTAGATGCTGAAAGTCCTAGTAAATTAGGCCAGTATATAGGCTGGCAAATTGTAAAACAATATATGGACAAACATCCTGTAAGCTTAAAAAAGCTACTTATTACAGATGCTGAAACAATTTTTAAAACTTCAAAATACAAACCAAAGAAATAA
- the nadE gene encoding NAD(+) synthase — translation MKSQKVIDHIVNWLKDYAINAKQDGFVVGVSGGIDSAVTSTLCAMTGLRTLCVEMPIHQAPSQVTRAQEHIAQLKNRFANVTNVEVNLTETFETLKTGLPAAEPSDQLDLTLANVRARLRMTTLYYFAGLHRYLVAGTGNKVEDFGVGFYTKYGDGGVDLSPIADLLKSEVYEIAELLGVQNSIMVAKPTDGLYGDSRSDEDQIGANYDELEWAMEMKESGKTTDDFVGRQKEVFDIYSRYNRNNLHKMLPIPVCEIPLHLKN, via the coding sequence ATGAAATCTCAAAAAGTAATAGACCATATTGTAAACTGGTTAAAAGATTATGCAATTAACGCGAAACAAGATGGTTTTGTTGTAGGTGTAAGTGGCGGAATAGACTCTGCAGTAACGTCTACACTTTGTGCAATGACAGGTTTAAGAACATTATGTGTTGAAATGCCAATTCACCAAGCACCAAGCCAGGTTACCAGAGCGCAAGAGCATATTGCACAACTAAAAAATAGATTTGCAAATGTTACCAATGTAGAGGTGAACCTTACAGAGACTTTTGAGACTCTTAAAACAGGATTGCCCGCTGCAGAACCAAGTGATCAACTTGATTTAACCCTAGCCAATGTTAGAGCTAGGTTACGAATGACTACATTGTATTATTTTGCAGGATTACACAGGTATTTAGTAGCAGGTACAGGAAATAAAGTTGAAGATTTTGGTGTAGGTTTTTATACAAAGTATGGTGATGGCGGCGTAGACTTAAGCCCTATTGCAGATTTGTTGAAAAGCGAAGTTTATGAGATAGCTGAGTTGTTAGGAGTTCAAAATTCTATTATGGTAGCAAAACCAACAGATGGCTTATATGGTGACAGTAGAAGTGATGAAGACCAAATTGGTGCTAATTACGACGAGTTAGAATGGGCTATGGAAATGAAAGAATCCGGAAAAACTACTGATGACTTTGTAGGAAGACAGAAAGAGGTTTTTGATATCTATTCACGATATAATAGGAACAATCTTCATAAAATGTTGCCAATTCCAGTTTGTGAAATTCCCTTACATCTAAAAAATTAG
- a CDS encoding response regulator, with protein MKNVLIADAHPIVIKGLASILKKDEAYKIVAKSNDENELKNHISLKSPDIIIMDIDMPNSSGLSIIKTLKQNNPEVRIIIFSHQPEELYALSAIRFGASGYINKSKSLKKIKTAIDQVARGGIYLSKFISEKISSKSSSKTGVVSKYRALSSREIEVLNFISKGLKNKDIAEMLKINEKTVSTYKTRLQKKLNVDSVAGLIKQSKMLELS; from the coding sequence ATGAAGAATGTTTTAATTGCTGATGCACATCCTATTGTTATTAAAGGATTAGCTAGCATTTTAAAAAAAGATGAAGCTTATAAAATTGTAGCAAAATCTAATGATGAAAATGAACTTAAGAACCATATAAGCTTAAAGTCTCCAGATATTATTATTATGGATATAGATATGCCAAACTCAAGTGGTTTATCTATAATAAAAACCCTAAAACAAAATAATCCAGAGGTTAGAATAATAATTTTTAGCCACCAGCCAGAAGAGTTATATGCATTAAGTGCAATACGATTTGGTGCTTCGGGTTACATAAACAAAAGCAAGTCTTTAAAGAAAATTAAAACAGCTATAGATCAGGTTGCTAGAGGTGGCATTTATTTAAGTAAGTTTATAAGCGAAAAAATATCTTCTAAATCTAGCTCTAAAACAGGTGTCGTTTCTAAATATAGAGCTCTTTCAAGTAGAGAGATTGAGGTGCTTAATTTTATCTCAAAAGGTTTAAAGAATAAAGATATTGCTGAAATGCTAAAAATTAATGAGAAAACAGTGAGTACCTATAAAACACGTTTGCAAAAAAAGCTAAATGTAGATAGTGTCGCTGGATTAATTAAGCAGTCTAAAATGTTGGAGCTTTCCTAA
- the dnaG gene encoding DNA primase, protein MISQNTIAQVFETARVEEVIGDFVQLKKSGSNFKGLSPFTDERSPSFMVSPVKQIWKDFSSGKGGSVVTFLMEHEHFSYPEAIKYLANKYGIEVEETERTDEEKEQASEKESMYLANEFAKDYFNNMLTKTDEGKAIGLSYFKERGFSEDTINTFQLGYSPDSWEAFTTEAIKKGYQLEFLEKTGLTIVKEEKQFDRFKGRVMFPIRSMSGRVLGFGGRILDNNNKKAAKYLNSPQSEVYDKSKVLYGIYNAKQTIAKEDNCYLVEGYTDVIQFNQSGIKNVVSSSGTALTPEQIRLINRLTKNITVLFDGDAAGMRASIRGIDLILEQGMNVKVCTFPDGEDPDSFAKNNTEEDLLLYLEENAKDFINFKASLLIEDSKNDPVKKAGLIRDMVTSISKIPEPIQREIYIKETSRIMDISEEVLFSSLAQLSAKETKDNSKKNQGKSYKQSFEVVKEPEQQKVVINRLYELERTIISLLLLYGTLEDDFEELYLTEDDDGHPKLEADTQKLKVFEKIYLDLQEDEIAFANSNFQTLYNLIISKLNLESELKIDAFINEIDPEQAKEVTSILMDDEQHVLHDWERKEIFVRDKKESIAQLVSETILSLRQHLVKLQISELMSSLKNADSEQDNSEILQDTMDYKGLELLLSQKLNRVL, encoded by the coding sequence TTGATTTCACAAAATACCATAGCCCAAGTATTTGAAACCGCTCGTGTAGAAGAGGTTATAGGTGATTTTGTGCAACTTAAAAAGTCTGGCTCTAATTTTAAAGGCTTAAGCCCATTTACAGACGAGCGCTCACCAAGTTTTATGGTATCTCCTGTAAAACAAATATGGAAAGATTTTTCAAGTGGTAAAGGAGGAAGCGTGGTTACTTTTTTAATGGAGCACGAGCACTTCTCCTATCCAGAAGCCATAAAGTATTTAGCTAATAAGTATGGCATAGAAGTAGAAGAAACAGAGCGCACAGACGAAGAGAAAGAACAAGCAAGTGAAAAAGAAAGTATGTATTTGGCAAATGAATTTGCCAAAGATTACTTTAACAATATGCTTACCAAAACCGATGAAGGCAAAGCTATTGGCCTTAGTTATTTTAAGGAGCGCGGTTTTAGCGAAGATACCATTAACACATTTCAATTAGGGTACTCACCAGATTCTTGGGAAGCTTTTACTACTGAAGCAATTAAGAAAGGCTATCAATTAGAGTTCTTAGAAAAAACAGGGCTTACAATTGTAAAAGAAGAAAAGCAATTTGACAGATTTAAAGGTAGAGTCATGTTTCCTATTCGCTCTATGTCTGGTAGGGTTTTAGGATTTGGCGGTCGTATACTGGATAATAATAACAAAAAAGCTGCAAAGTATTTAAACTCACCACAAAGTGAGGTTTATGATAAAAGTAAAGTATTGTATGGTATTTACAATGCTAAGCAAACCATTGCTAAAGAAGATAATTGCTACTTAGTTGAAGGTTATACAGATGTCATTCAATTTAACCAAAGTGGTATTAAAAATGTGGTATCTTCTTCTGGTACTGCGCTCACACCAGAGCAAATAAGACTCATAAACAGACTCACCAAAAATATAACAGTCCTTTTTGATGGTGATGCTGCAGGAATGCGTGCCTCTATAAGAGGTATAGATTTAATCTTGGAGCAAGGCATGAACGTAAAGGTGTGTACCTTTCCAGACGGTGAAGACCCAGATAGCTTTGCCAAAAACAATACCGAAGAAGACCTTTTACTATACTTAGAAGAAAACGCAAAGGATTTTATTAATTTTAAAGCATCTCTTCTTATTGAAGACTCTAAAAATGATCCTGTAAAAAAAGCAGGACTAATTAGAGATATGGTTACTAGTATTTCTAAAATACCAGAACCTATACAACGTGAGATTTATATAAAAGAAACTTCCAGAATAATGGATATTTCTGAAGAAGTCTTATTCTCGTCTCTAGCACAACTCTCTGCAAAAGAAACCAAAGACAATTCAAAAAAAAACCAAGGCAAAAGCTACAAGCAGTCTTTTGAGGTTGTAAAAGAACCAGAGCAGCAAAAAGTTGTTATTAATAGGCTATATGAATTAGAGCGAACTATTATTAGCCTCCTTTTATTATACGGAACTTTAGAAGATGATTTTGAAGAACTGTATTTAACAGAAGATGATGATGGCCACCCTAAACTTGAAGCAGATACTCAAAAACTAAAGGTGTTCGAAAAAATTTATCTTGATCTTCAGGAAGATGAAATTGCTTTCGCTAATTCAAATTTCCAGACACTTTATAATCTTATTATTAGCAAACTCAACTTAGAATCTGAGCTTAAAATTGATGCGTTCATTAATGAGATAGACCCAGAACAAGCTAAAGAAGTAACCTCTATCCTTATGGATGATGAACAACACGTTTTGCATGATTGGGAGCGTAAAGAAATTTTTGTTAGAGATAAGAAAGAAAGTATTGCCCAGCTTGTTAGCGAAACCATATTATCGCTTAGGCAACATTTGGTAAAACTTCAAATTTCTGAACTTATGAGCAGTTTAAAAAATGCCGACTCAGAACAGGATAACAGTGAAATACTTCAAGATACCATGGATTATAAAGGACTAGAACTTTTATTGTCTCAAAAACTAAATAGAGTCTTATAG
- a CDS encoding porin family protein, whose product MKTMTFIALAISLTFVQFVTAQETEQPQKVKETIALLNAEKEIIENEEKEALRVEIEAIMKRYEDGEITQDESIKLKQEAAERRALNIENRKTIIANKIALIERNGIANDTLKDNGYTLSIGLGTLDRDDNTRVFGIQYKNNNKVKDTTHHDVRTFSEFVLATSFMYSSVNDQSLSNSPYDASDSGSFELGISWNTRVFKNTNFLRFKYGLSFVWNTYSLDDNNYFVVDGNQNNIVEFSEDLDKSELRLTNLVVPLFFEFGPSKKTIENGVTSYNTLHKVKFGIGGYGGFNIGSMQKLKYKVDGDRVKTKEKRDFNTTDFVYGLSAYAGYGGFSLYAKYGLNDTFTDSTLQQNDFSIGLRIDF is encoded by the coding sequence ATGAAAACCATGACTTTCATCGCGTTAGCGATTAGCCTGACCTTTGTCCAATTTGTAACAGCACAAGAGACAGAGCAGCCACAAAAGGTAAAAGAGACCATCGCACTTTTAAATGCTGAAAAAGAAATTATTGAAAATGAGGAAAAAGAAGCATTAAGAGTTGAAATTGAAGCCATCATGAAGCGCTATGAAGATGGTGAGATAACTCAAGATGAATCTATAAAATTAAAACAAGAAGCTGCAGAGCGCAGAGCTCTTAATATTGAAAATAGAAAAACAATAATTGCAAATAAAATTGCGCTTATAGAACGTAATGGGATTGCAAACGATACTTTAAAAGACAACGGCTACACCTTAAGCATTGGCCTTGGCACTTTAGATAGAGACGACAACACACGTGTATTTGGAATACAGTATAAAAACAACAATAAAGTAAAAGACACCACTCATCATGATGTTCGCACCTTTTCAGAATTTGTTCTTGCCACTAGTTTTATGTACAGTAGTGTTAACGACCAATCTTTATCAAATTCACCATACGACGCTTCAGATTCTGGATCTTTCGAATTAGGAATTTCCTGGAACACAAGAGTCTTTAAGAATACAAACTTTTTAAGATTTAAATATGGGTTATCATTTGTTTGGAACACATATAGCTTAGACGACAACAATTATTTTGTGGTTGATGGTAACCAAAACAACATCGTAGAGTTTTCTGAAGACCTAGATAAATCTGAATTAAGACTCACCAATCTTGTTGTACCCTTATTTTTTGAATTTGGACCATCCAAGAAAACCATTGAAAACGGTGTAACAAGCTACAACACACTACATAAAGTGAAATTTGGTATTGGTGGTTATGGCGGATTTAATATTGGTAGTATGCAAAAACTAAAATATAAAGTAGATGGTGATCGCGTTAAGACTAAAGAAAAAAGAGATTTTAACACCACAGACTTTGTTTATGGTCTTAGTGCATATGCAGGTTATGGCGGATTTAGCCTTTATGCAAAATATGGTTTAAATGATACGTTTACAGATAGCACATTACAACAAAACGACTTCTCAATTGGATTGAGAATAGATTTTTAA
- a CDS encoding RNA polymerase sigma factor, with product MKVITLFKNETQLIEKAMRNHRGAQKHLYEKHAPKMLSVCRQYIKDLQFAEDVMLKGFFKVFNNLSSFKNEGSFEGWIRKIMVREAISFLRKQDKLKFSEDMSTESQNSIDPIESDLHVTHIQSMIDQLPEGYKAVFILYAVEGYKHQEIAELLKISQGTSKSQLFKARKMLQEQLNTTKQTSYGTN from the coding sequence ATGAAAGTCATTACACTGTTTAAAAATGAAACACAACTTATAGAAAAAGCGATGCGCAATCATCGTGGTGCTCAAAAACACCTGTATGAGAAGCACGCTCCTAAAATGCTTAGTGTTTGCAGACAGTACATTAAAGACTTACAATTTGCAGAAGATGTGATGTTAAAAGGATTTTTTAAGGTGTTTAACAACTTAAGCAGTTTTAAAAATGAAGGCAGTTTTGAAGGTTGGATAAGAAAGATTATGGTGCGTGAAGCAATTTCTTTTTTAAGAAAGCAAGACAAGTTAAAGTTTTCTGAGGATATGAGTACAGAGTCTCAAAATAGTATAGATCCTATTGAAAGCGATTTGCATGTTACCCACATTCAAAGTATGATAGACCAGCTACCAGAAGGTTACAAAGCCGTTTTTATTCTTTATGCTGTTGAAGGTTACAAACATCAAGAGATAGCAGAATTACTAAAAATTAGCCAAGGGACATCAAAATCACAATTGTTTAAAGCACGAAAAATGCTTCAAGAACAATTAAACACTACAAAACAGACCAGTTATGGCACCAATTAA
- a CDS encoding acyl-CoA dehydrogenase, whose product MDFKLTEEHLMIRDAARDFAKQELLPGVIERDNKQEFPKEQVKKMGELGFLGMMVDPKYGGGGMDTVSYVLVMEELSKIDASCSVIVSVNNSLVCYGLQSYANEEQKEKYLTKLATGEKLGAFCLSEPEAGSDATSQRTTAIDKGDHYLLNGTKNWITNGGSADYYLVIAQTDKDKGHKGINAFIVEKGWEGFEVGPKEDKLGIRGSDTHTLNFNDVKVPKENRIGEDGFGFKFAMKTLSGGRIGIAAQALGIASGAYELAKKYSKERETFGTKIMNHQAIAFKLADMHTEIEAARLLVMKAAKDKDNGDNYDLSSAMAKLYASRVAMETTVEAVQIHGGNGFVKEYHVERLMRDAKITQIYEGTSEIQKIVISRSILRD is encoded by the coding sequence ATGGATTTTAAACTTACCGAAGAACACCTAATGATTCGCGATGCTGCTCGCGATTTTGCAAAACAGGAATTACTACCTGGCGTAATAGAACGTGATAACAAACAGGAATTCCCTAAAGAACAAGTAAAGAAGATGGGAGAACTTGGCTTTTTAGGAATGATGGTAGATCCTAAATACGGCGGTGGCGGTATGGATACTGTTTCTTACGTGTTAGTTATGGAAGAGTTATCTAAAATAGATGCGTCTTGTTCTGTAATTGTTTCTGTAAACAACTCTTTAGTTTGTTATGGCCTACAATCTTATGCCAATGAAGAGCAAAAAGAAAAATATCTTACAAAATTAGCAACCGGTGAAAAACTTGGTGCATTTTGTTTGAGCGAGCCAGAAGCTGGTAGTGATGCTACATCACAACGCACAACTGCTATAGATAAAGGTGATCACTATTTACTAAATGGTACTAAAAACTGGATAACAAATGGTGGCTCTGCAGACTATTACTTAGTTATAGCGCAAACAGACAAAGACAAAGGACACAAAGGAATTAATGCTTTTATCGTTGAAAAAGGATGGGAAGGTTTTGAAGTTGGTCCTAAAGAAGATAAGTTAGGTATTAGAGGAAGTGATACGCACACACTTAACTTTAACGATGTAAAAGTACCAAAGGAAAACAGGATTGGTGAAGACGGCTTCGGTTTTAAGTTTGCCATGAAAACATTATCTGGTGGTCGTATTGGTATAGCTGCTCAGGCTTTAGGTATTGCATCTGGTGCTTATGAGTTAGCTAAAAAATATAGTAAAGAGCGTGAAACGTTTGGTACTAAGATCATGAATCACCAAGCAATTGCGTTTAAGTTAGCAGATATGCACACAGAGATTGAGGCTGCTCGTCTGTTAGTAATGAAAGCTGCAAAAGATAAAGACAATGGTGATAACTACGATCTTTCTTCTGCTATGGCAAAACTTTACGCATCTCGTGTAGCTATGGAAACTACTGTTGAGGCTGTACAGATTCACGGTGGTAATGGTTTTGTAAAAGAATATCACGTTGAGCGTTTAATGCGTGATGCAAAAATTACTCAGATTTACGAAGGAACTTCAGAAATACAGAAAATTGTAATCTCTAGAAGCATACTTAGAGACTAA